A portion of the Alloyangia pacifica genome contains these proteins:
- a CDS encoding nucleoside deaminase translates to MFEDRFLRRAIEISARALTTPGTEPFGAVVVRDGEIVGEGINRSVLNHDPTSHGETEAIRDACRNLGTVDLRGAALYSSCEPCPLCVAAMLICGVSELYYAADMAQAGAALGDLPESARFPIDVDHMLAQCGLPAPERAMVSARRRDGEAARILQIWAHKASSSLDAARET, encoded by the coding sequence ATGTTTGAAGACCGTTTCCTCCGCCGGGCCATCGAGATCTCGGCACGGGCGCTGACCACGCCGGGCACGGAACCCTTTGGCGCGGTGGTGGTCCGCGACGGGGAGATCGTGGGCGAGGGTATCAATCGCTCGGTGCTCAACCATGATCCGACCTCGCATGGCGAGACCGAGGCGATCCGCGACGCCTGCCGCAATCTCGGCACCGTCGATCTGCGCGGTGCGGCGCTTTACTCCAGTTGCGAGCCCTGCCCTCTCTGCGTCGCCGCGATGCTGATCTGCGGGGTGTCGGAGCTCTACTACGCGGCGGACATGGCGCAGGCGGGAGCGGCCCTTGGGGACCTGCCGGAAAGCGCCCGCTTTCCCATCGACGTCGATCACATGCTGGCACAATGCGGGCTGCCCGCGCCGGAGCGGGCGATGGTCAGCGCCCGGCGCCGCGATGGGGAGGCTGCGCGTATCCTGCAGATCTGGGCCCACAAGGCGTCAAGCTCTCTCGACGCTGCTCGCGAAACCTGA